The bacterium genome includes a window with the following:
- a CDS encoding PAS domain S-box protein yields MARSDEPLKKDAAGTRLRFERDIQKIRDGLAKVAAGDYSAKISLSGDDPDLTAIAGALNDTIANIRTSTDYSRDANKHLESVNKKLKRMFDTSADIILQVNKYGTVVDINKSVKKVLGFDPDDLIGKHFAKLGILPAAIIVNLTQRFRTAIVTGKVEGVIDLKVQSKDGDTLCMEAGITPLRTGDEIDGAVVVMRDVTDHVRADEEMRRQREKLRAIISSLEDLIFILDKDLHFIEYYQSPDMPDLDIYVKPKDYIGKTIKDIFPRSVAQDLEKVVRNCLKTKKSQQFDYPWDILGATLWFSARITPMLDKKTEPSGVTVLVRDITSRIKTEKALKESEKKYRNIFENSPQGFILLDTEGHIIDVNKKICDWLGYKREEILGKDHMLYPFLTKAGKITAMRKFVQRLTGKAIPAYELEFVTKSGEIFLGEVVVMQIRDDNDKVIQFLTMITDITSRRNTDTKKSG; encoded by the coding sequence ATGGCCAGATCTGACGAACCTCTAAAAAAAGACGCTGCCGGCACCAGGCTCAGGTTTGAGCGCGATATCCAGAAGATCCGGGACGGCCTTGCTAAGGTTGCGGCCGGGGATTACTCGGCGAAGATCTCACTTTCCGGCGATGATCCGGATCTGACCGCGATCGCCGGCGCGCTGAATGACACTATCGCGAACATCAGGACCTCAACCGACTATTCCCGCGACGCGAACAAACACCTGGAATCAGTAAATAAAAAACTGAAGCGGATGTTCGACACCAGTGCCGATATCATCCTGCAGGTCAACAAGTACGGCACCGTGGTCGACATCAACAAAAGCGTCAAGAAAGTCCTCGGGTTCGACCCGGACGACCTGATCGGCAAGCATTTTGCGAAACTGGGGATATTGCCGGCTGCTATCATAGTCAACCTTACGCAGCGGTTCAGAACGGCGATCGTCACCGGCAAGGTCGAAGGCGTGATCGACCTCAAGGTCCAGAGCAAAGACGGAGATACACTATGCATGGAAGCCGGCATCACGCCGCTTCGGACCGGCGACGAAATCGACGGCGCGGTCGTGGTCATGCGCGATGTCACGGATCATGTCAGGGCGGACGAAGAAATGCGCCGGCAGAGGGAAAAACTGAGGGCCATCATCTCGTCGCTGGAAGACCTGATCTTCATCCTCGATAAAGACCTACATTTCATTGAATATTATCAATCTCCGGACATGCCCGACCTCGACATCTACGTTAAGCCCAAAGATTACATCGGGAAGACGATCAAGGATATCTTCCCGCGGTCGGTCGCCCAGGACCTTGAAAAAGTGGTCCGGAACTGCCTGAAAACCAAGAAAAGCCAGCAGTTTGACTATCCCTGGGATATCCTGGGCGCTACTTTATGGTTCAGTGCGCGCATAACTCCAATGCTGGATAAAAAGACAGAACCCTCTGGTGTTACGGTCCTGGTGCGGGACATCACCTCCCGGATAAAGACCGAAAAAGCACTGAAAGAGAGCGAGAAGAAGTATCGCAATATCTTCGAGAATTCCCCCCAGGGTTTCATCCTCCTGGACACTGAAGGCCACATTATCGATGTCAACAAAAAGATCTGCGACTGGCTCGGTTACAAGCGTGAGGAGATCCTGGGAAAAGACCATATGCTTTACCCCTTTCTCACCAAGGCCGGCAAGATAACCGCGATGAGGAAATTCGTTCAGCGGCTGACGGGCAAAGCGATACCGGCATATGAGCTCGAGTTCGTGACCAAAAGCGGCGAGATCTTCCTGGGCGAAGTGGTGGTCATGCAGATCAGGGATGACAACGATAAGGTCATCCAATTCCTGACCATGATCACCGACATCACATCCCGCCGCAATACCGATACAAAAAAGAGCGGTTAA